A single genomic interval of Gallus gallus isolate bGalGal1 chromosome 10, bGalGal1.mat.broiler.GRCg7b, whole genome shotgun sequence harbors:
- the LOC107052138 gene encoding olfactory receptor 10A7-like isoform X1: MKPGNQTTVTHFLLWGFGLHGKMKLLFSIVISVMFLATMIGNSLIVGITAIDSALHTPMYYFLKNLALTEICYSLSIVPKMLLILLGERKIISFTACALQLSCAILFVTCECFLLGVMAYDRQVAICHPLHYGTMMNRDLCFKMAVGSWLSGIPVALVFPIWLFTLPFCGRNRVDHFFCDVSPVLNLVCADTALFELLIFMATVMIVMIPFSLIIISYLLIIHAVLQIPSAVGQRQAFSTCAAHLVVVTFFYSTTGIIHLRPKSSLSSNMKKMVSLSYTVVTPMINPFIYSLRNQKVKQSLRECINKRLLRKQMIFSLYSS; encoded by the coding sequence GTGATCTCTGTCATGTTCCTGGCCACCATGATAGGTAACTCTCTAATTGTGGGGATCACAGCCATTGACTCTGCCCTACATACTCCCATGTACTATTTCCTAAAGAATCTTGCCTTGACAGAGATCTGCTACAGCTTGAGCATTGTCCCCAAGATGCTCTTGATTCTGCTGGGggagagaaaaattatttccttcacaGCTTGTGCCTTGCAACTCAGTTGTGCTATACTTTTTGTCACCTGTGAGTGCTTTCTCTTAGGTGTAATGGCCTATGACCGACAAGTGGCAATATGCCACCCTCTGCATTATGGCACCATGATGAACAGGGACCTCTGCTTCAAGATGGCTGTTGGGTCTTGGCTCTCTGGGATACCTGTTGCTCTGGTCTTCCCCATATGGCTGTTTACCCTGCCCTTCTGTGGGAGAAACAGGGTAGATCATTTCTTTTGTGATGTTTCTCCCGTGTTGAACCTGGTGTGTGCAGACACAGCTTTGTTTGAACTACTGATTTTTATGGCTACAGTCATGATAGTGATGATCCCCTTTTCACTGATCATTATTTCCTACCTTCTCATTATTCATGCTGTTCTTCAGATACCCTCGGCTGTGGGTCAGAGGCAGGCCTTTTCCACATGTGCAGCTCACCTGGTAGTAGTAACTTTTTTCTACAGCACAACAGGCATCATTCACTTGCGTCCTAAGTCCAGCCTCTcaagcaatatgaagaaaatggtTTCCCTCTCTTACACAGTTGTTACGCCTATGATCAACCCCTTCATCTATAGCTTGAGGAATCAGAAAGTCAAGCAAAGTCTGAGGGAATGCATCAACAAGAGGCTACTTAGGAAGCAGATGATCTTTTCTCTGTACAGCTCATGA